A segment of the Pseudomonas versuta genome:
AATCACATGAACACATTAGGCTTACGTATCAAACAACTAAGAAAGGCAAAGGGCATGAGCCAACAAGCTCTAGCCCTTGCTTGTGGGTGGGAATCCCAATCTCGCATTGGTAACTACGAGAAAGGGACTCGTCAGCCAAACTTAGAAGACATGGAAAAAATCGCTTCCGTCCTCGGAATTACCCTTCCTGACTTGGTAGCTGGTAGAGACCGCTCCGAATTAGAAAGCTTGCCGGATATAGTCCAAGGTCGCGTCCGCTCTGAAGATGGCCTCGTAAAGAGTTGGGGCCGCTCAGGTGACAAAGATCAACCAGTAAGCAGCTGCGTAGGCTGGGCAAAGAAAGGGATAGTTCCAGTGGTAGGGAATGCACAATTAGGTAATGAGGGCTATTTCGAGACATCAGACTTACCTCCAGGGCACAGTGAGGGGTATTTAGAAATTCATAGCGATGACCCCGATGCTTTTGGTCTGAGAGTTTTGGGCGATAGCCTGCTTCCCCGGATCAAAAACGGAGAATTCGTGCTCATTGAACCCAACAAAAGCTTCATAAGCGGAGATGAAGTCATGGTTCGTACCAAATCTGGGCGCACCATGATCAAAGAATTTATCTACCTACGTGACGGGATGTATCGGCTTGATAGCGTAAATGCTGAGCATGTCACCATTCACATTGCACAAAGCGACGTAGAAGAGATTCACCTTGTCGGTGGCATCCTCAAATCATCACGGTTCTTACATTCAGCGTCCGACTTTTAATAACATTTATCTGCGCGCGAAATTTAAATTGACACAGATAAGCACGATACGTGATATTTGCCTCGTTCTCCACCACAGAGCGAGGCAACACCATGCACACCACAGCAACCCTGCACGTCCACCCAGCGTGCGCCAGTAACCGTCGTCTGATCGAGCAGCTGCAATCTACCACCGGCTGCCTGGTCATCCTCCACAACAATAAGCCCCGGCTGGTTCCGCACAGCAACCGCCCGGCCCCGTTCGATCCGAACAATGGGGGGCATGCAGCATGAACCGGTTTTCTTTGGCTGATAA
Coding sequences within it:
- a CDS encoding XRE family transcriptional regulator — encoded protein: MSQQALALACGWESQSRIGNYEKGTRQPNLEDMEKIASVLGITLPDLVAGRDRSELESLPDIVQGRVRSEDGLVKSWGRSGDKDQPVSSCVGWAKKGIVPVVGNAQLGNEGYFETSDLPPGHSEGYLEIHSDDPDAFGLRVLGDSLLPRIKNGEFVLIEPNKSFISGDEVMVRTKSGRTMIKEFIYLRDGMYRLDSVNAEHVTIHIAQSDVEEIHLVGGILKSSRFLHSASDF